cacatacacAACAACAAACTGGAAAATAATTCATCATCTATTCAGGACTGATGATATATAATACCACCAGAGAAGGCCACACATTATCCTTGAACTGATCAGACAGAGAAAGGCGGTAGGAAAGAACATATTGGTAACACCATATCTTGACGCTGCAGTGGTGGTGACTGGTGACACGCCACAATATTATTTCCATCAATTCTTTTCATGGCAGACGAGTAGCATTTGCGACCGATGTTGTACCACGAGCCTGAACATAATGACATAAAATGAATTACTGTTATACATTCCATTACATGCAcagttttattttcttcatatAACAAGTAAAGTAAGATGTTTATTATGACATAATAAGATGAATAACAGTTATTCAAGCTGTAGTCCACTAAAATATCATGGTGACTACAACGAAAATTTGTTTAGATTAACAAAAACTAGCTAGACTATATAAATAGGTCGACCCTATATAGgaacaacgaaaaaaaaaataaaatcttcagATTCCTGTTATCATTAAGATCATAACCTCTGCATATTAATACCGTGTCGGGGGTAGGTATATATTCCTAACCTCTGCATTAAGAGCTTGATGAAAAAATTCATTTATATTTATCGACACATGGTTGAAAACATTGGACTGAATAAAAAGCTACTTACAGCTTGTGGATTATCTGCAGTATAGATTGCTCGAATATTAAGTTCTCGAACAGCATCCTCGCTGGTAGAGCTTGGGTCCGTTGTGAACTTTATACTGCCATGGGCCATTGAAAATTCTCCAGTTCCACCAATAACAGACCACTCACCACTGCTTGCAGCAATAATCCCCATCACCTGAAGTGTGGATCCCTTAAACctgttttgataaaaaatataaagcTTCATAAATATCAGAGAAGATTATAGAAGTGACAGTGCATACAATTGAACAATTAATTAAGTCAATAAGGTACTCAACACTATAGCAGGGAAATTTAAATTATACTTCAAGTTATGCTAGCATAAATTTCACCTGTCATCCTGGAACACAATGTTGTGGGAAGTGTACCACATGTTAGCATTGCTTTGACCAGCCTGGACATGCATGCCTTGTGCACGTGCAACGATATTATCATTGGGATTGGTTGTAGCTGTTAAATACCAGTCGTCAACGAGTGTTGTACCGAATCCATTAGGATAGCTCGAGGCTATCACAAATTCTTCATTGCGGTTTGGGTGGTTTGCTCCAGCAACGAACTGGTGCAGGTACAAGTGCATGGTAACCTCATTTTGGTCAGGGCAACCACAGTCCACAGGGCATATATCATAGTAGGTGCTGGCAGCCATGCTGAATGTTGGAAGCAAGAAGAGGATGAAAAGTGCAGAGCTACTGTAACTAGCCATGGGGAGCATCAGCAAAGTGTTGATGGGCAGCTAGCAAGGGGCGAGGGAGGGAGCTAGAGCTTGAATGTCAACTGGAGCTAGCTAGTTTCTCAGCTCTGTGATGGAGATTAGGAATAGACAGAGATGTATTTATAGAACGCTAGGATTGTTATAATGTAGACCCGTGAATGGTTTGTTTTGAATTGAATGTTGTATTAAAGTACACCTTTGTACAGTGACATAATATTCCATGCATTACACAACAAATGACGGCATGACGTGGGTGCAGTCGGCGGTTCGAAACAGCGAGCAACGATCTCCAACTGTAAGGATACGACTGCCTCCGCAATGACGAGCTCCACGCGGACCAGCTTCGCGCGACTACAGCGCCAACGTCGCCGTCCCCGTACCCGTGCGACTCCGGCACCTACATGGCGCCCTCCGCTAGCCATGCGGCTCCGTCGCTTTCGTCGTTCGCGTCAGGCCCCGCAGGCCTCCGCGCGCCGGCCTTCGCGCCCGCGCGGCTCCTTCAGCCGAGCCGAGCTCCGCGCGCTGGCCACCGCGCCGCGGGCGACGCCGCACCCACCTCGGCCCGGGCGGCCCCAGCCGACCCTCCGCGTCGAGCCGCACTCCGGCATGCAAGCGCCGGCCTACGCGCGTCGGCTCAGTTACAAGCTCCGGATAGCCTCCGGCGCGGCCCGAGCCGGAGTTCACGAAGACGAGCTCCGGGCTAGCCTCCGGTGCGGGGCACGCCTCCGCATAGAGCTCCGGCGTCGCTCACCACCGTGCGGCCCCGAGCAGTCCTCCGCGACCGCCGAGCCTCCGAGACAAGCTACGGCTGGCCTCCGGTGCGAGCCACGCCTCCGAGCGCGTTGAGCTCCGGCTcccactagtacagatccttctatctgtgacgggctctaatatgcttagaaatagcgggccgtcataagaaagtcatctcaatcgggccgaaaagtacccgattgagatatggtcgcacagacatgttagatgggcataaaacttaagcccgtcacggatgacacctattagtgacgggccgtagtttaggcccgattgagataatattccatatctcaaacgggcctaaagttgcggcccgtcacagatgaccatcatctgtgacgaGCACCAACTTTAGACCCGATTgtgataacattccatatctcaaacgggcctcaagttgtggcacgtcacggatgaccatcatccgtgacgggccacaacttgaggCTCGTgtgagataacaactaggcccgtcacagatgactcatcagtgacgggatatatacttaatctctatcaggcattaactaaagcccgtcaccgatgactatttttccctttttcatatgaaatgtttatatttgtaagttgactatagcaaaataattaagtgcagtataataattcattttatgagtcaaaacaattttacgggtagtaaatgattttaaatgaaaaaaatgtcaacaacaaagttgtataacttatcaactttacaacttttagtttggtcatttttctatataacatttttttgaaccgtttgaatttgaatttgaaaatatgacaacttcaaacaacattttcaaatactaaatgatttcaattgaaaaagtcatcaacaacaaagttgaataactcatcaagatctaaaacttttatttttgttatttcttcatccgacgaaatgttagttatattattcacaaattttacatacatgtgttatagtttataaaaccagataagagatatgtcaattttgtgaacaatgttactatcactttgtcgtatgaagaaatgaccaaaataaaagttttagatcttgatgagttattcaactttgttgttgatgactttttcagttgatattatttagtatttgaaaatgttgtttgaagttgtca
The sequence above is drawn from the Oryza glaberrima chromosome 10, OglaRS2, whole genome shotgun sequence genome and encodes:
- the LOC127753048 gene encoding dirigent protein 6-like → MLPMASYSSSALFILFLLPTFSMAASTYYDICPVDCGCPDQNEVTMHLYLHQFVAGANHPNRNEEFVIASSYPNGFGTTLVDDWYLTATTNPNDNIVARAQGMHVQAGQSNANMWYTSHNIVFQDDRFKGSTLQVMGIIAASSGEWSVIGGTGEFSMAHGSIKFTTDPSSTSEDAVRELNIRAIYTADNPQAARGTTSVANATRLP